TGTAGGTAAAAGTAAAGGTCGTCTCATGACCACCTTTAGGtcgttagggagtgaggtgttagcgATCGACCTCTCTTGTCACAGGGCGagctttacgtgagggcggtgcccatctttTTCTTGATACCTAATTGTTGTGTAATTTATTCCTAAATCAGATGTAAGGTcagcctacacacacacacacagacttctaAGGATTTTGTGTAATTCAAACATCACTCAGAGTAATCATTTATTGAGAATTTTCATAGATTCCTCCCAACCTCCCACGATATTTCATACTCATTAGTGCATAAGTGAGATGCATGTGTACAGAGATATGACTGTACATGTAGTGGAGAAATAATATGAGAAATATCACAAATGTCCCATACACAGCATGAGAAATCACAGAGACATGCATATAGGTCAGATTCAAGTGCAAAGAGATTTAATACCCAGGCAGATCCGTCAAAAGAGCAAAGGAAGATTGACAGATCTGGGGTGAGGAGGAAGGTGGGCTCAAagtcttaaaagaaaattcatcaATGTGAACAAGTTAACTTTCTTTCCCTTTAGACAATAAGTTCTACAGAACAAGCAGttgatttttcttattaaaaaaatgacaaatgctaaaaaaagaccgaagtattttcttatttacaaaacatgagaaaaatgaGACAAGACTATTCAGCAATATAAACATACAACATGAACAAGAGTTTGTATTATTGTAAAACTAATGAAGGGGActagatttgttttaatgaaaggTAAAAAGCATACAtctaagagaaaaataaatccacTCATTCTCTTACTGCAAGAAacttaacacaaaataaatgtacactCGCATTCAAATGGACCTTCACAAATTTTCAGGGAAAGCATTTAATCTCTAAGTACATTATTTTCTATGCCTTCAGTGCTGCATTCAAGATAATGATAAACATTATGCAGATTAGCTTATGTCAAGAAAAGggtgaaaattaaaaactctGCAATTTTTTGTGCACAGTACATATAAGTAAATGTACCACtacacaaatatttgaaaacagttGCATTCTTATTCATCACAATTCACCACAATTGTTTTCTCCATGATGCTTGCAATTCCCTCTACAGATCTGAAAATTCAGATGATTCTCATCACACCCTGAAAGAAGCATAATCCATtaataaggataaaaaaataacgTCAAAAAAATGCACTTGCCCAAAATGcctttcatttatcatcacaACCGTTTCACACTGTAATATGTACGCAACAAACATGGGACTTttcaattacattttatttgtgattgtaaaaaaaaacttagcaATCAGCAGCTTGATTCCAATAACAGTAGATACATAATGCTTTCTCTTCACCCCCACCCTGTGACCTCATGCATGCACACCACTTGCTTTCTACAATTTGAACACAtgctaacaaaaataacaaaataattccCTCATCAGAGACAGTGTAACAAActtattaacattaaaaaactgcCACACCAAATGCTTGATAAATAGAAATACAGCTTGacacattttcaatttttacaGGCAAAGGACATCACTAATGAGATCTCACTCTTAAAAggcaaaacaaatgaaaaggtTTCTCAAAGATAAATGAATTATGGGTTAATGAAATACTTCAAAGACGCTCTTTGGCTGTTTTATTTAAGACTTGGAGAAAACACTGCACAAGGCTGATATCACATacagatgaaataaataaataagcattgCACTAATGTATTCTCAAACATGCTTGTAACAGCATGGGAAAGTTAATGCTAGGTGCATAAACGTCACATGATGGCATCACCACCAACAAATCGCATAACAATATGCACACTGCTGCAGCTCATCTTGCCACCAGATTCCAGGTCACAGCAGTATGCAAATGTAACCACAGGTgagatttgtttctttctcatctCTTTGCTTTCAAtcttacctctctctctcttttacacacacacaagtatacaaTTTCACTCCACTTTCAAAAGCAAGGCATGCAGCATGAGTGATCCCTTTTCCTTAGTTGACCAGGCCAGCTCACTATTGCGAAAGTGGGGATCAACCTGCTGAGCAATGTCTTCACCAGATCCTTGAGCTTGACCCCCAACCTTGTATGACCCAGGTTTTACCCAGATTTGAAAAGCCACTCTGGCTTGGTAGATCTTTCGATTACGTGGATCGTGAAACCTGTAACGACAGACAGCATTACccatttgttgttttaagtCTCTAGCAACAGTAAAATGCAGTGTGTTATTTAGAAGGCTTTGTACATTTATGGTAATTTTGATGTAAGGTAGCACTTAACAGCCTATATCTCGTTATGAAACAAGCTGATGAATCACACAATAGTTCAAAAGGCTTGTCAAATGCTTTGGGGAATTTTGACTGAGTCTATATTTAACACTATTACACAAAAGTCACAAAAGGACTATAATAGAGATGAAGCAAAGTAACTGACACAAACGACAGTCTGAAGCTgggaatgttttctttatttactaatGTACATTAGTCTTgtataaaagcaaaattttctaaaacatGCAACAACAGTCCGCATTATCAGttactgaaaagaaaacaatttttgaaacaGAGGTGGTGCCACTTAGAATACACCAAGCCAAGCACAAAAAtctagtatttttattttttaaaaaagcatacTTGTGTTTGGGGCAAAAATCAGCACTCCCTGCATAGCGAAGTGTCGGTGAGAAAAAAATGGGTTGACTGCCAAGGTTTTCTGGGCGAGATTTCTCTGTATAAACTTGAGGCTGAGGTAGCAAGATACTACCCACAGAACCTGTATCACctgaatgacacaaaaacagaaaaagtgagaCATAGAAGACATGGAGTCATCCATGGATGTAAATGTGCATTCTGCAAGAGCGGGACAGGAATGAATacttatatatttaataaatgctTTTAACATCTACATTAAACAAGCTAATTTTTCAGTACCAGTAAATGAGTAGAAGTGCTCTCTTGTATCATTTACCAAAGTTTCTATGCAATAGGAAATAATGGATGAATCCCTCATCACTAACCAGGACTGAGAAGATCCCCATGGTCTAGTATCCGTCGAACAAGATCCAAACGAGTGCCATGATATGCTGTGTGCCACTTCTCTGCCACATTCAGTGAATGTGCCTTGCACTGAGGCCTATTTGAAGCAAACAGTATTATTTAGCcagtgtattatttattttcaaaagacagGTTTGGTATACCAAAAGATTTTTGCCTACATAATTCTGTTCTATTCATGAGAAGCAAATTTTCAAACACTGGCATTTTTAACTCTTGCtttgaaagaaatcaaaaacTGTTGAATGGCTGTAAATCAATATCGCCATGGATATGTAAAATTAGTTCTGCtcctaaataaattttatttcagtaattttaAGCTGGACTCAGAAACCTTAAAACTCAACTGAAGTTctgcaaatataaaaacttccaattaaaaaaatgttggaaaatcAGTTTTACAGGATATAGTAAGGGATCATGTGACAGATAAGCTCACAAAGTCAGGTCCTTCACCTAAGTGCAAAGCGGCACCATCCATAGGGAAGAGCGTAGTCACGTGGTGGGTCACCTCGTTTGTGGTACAAATCATCTCCTCTTAATTTATGACAGGCCTCACAGAAGCATGTCATTTGTTGTGAGTCAAAGTAGCCATCTGCAAAATTGTGTCAATTCTGTACTATATATGGTGTAATAATGCCATCAATGTGCTCTAACATAGgcatatgcgtgtgtgtgagagagttatAGACAATGTGTTCCTTCATTAACAATTTGGAAACACTACTTGCAATTGCTacgcatgtatgtgcatgcatgcatgagaaTGTTTGCTccaatgagaaaaaaactgagaaaatgtgtgtgcatgtatgcacatatGCAAGTCCATGTGTTCATGCATACATGGGTAAGTATGAGTTGACTGTGACTGAGACACTAACCGATAGAATGAGTACCCAACACTATATGTtcatattaattattttctcatgtTTACTTATGTTCGTGTTTTAGTATGGGTATGTCCCTGGACTCCCTTTTAATCAATACCTGGTAGCCCAAGGGATGCTTTTAATCTTGTGCAGATGTTGAAGTATTCACAAATTCGGGACAAGGTGAGACTGATAGATGGATGCCGGACAAGGACTTTTTCCTTCACCACTGCAAACAACAGGTAACTTTCAAACCAAAAGATTTCCACATCACCTTTCTGTCATCCTGTTAACGTTTTTAAGAACTGCTTTCCCTCCTGGAACTAGTATGGGCAATAATACTCGCTTACTCCCTCTCTTACATTAAATTTTTCTATCTTCTTTGAAATAAGCATgccaaaaaaactttttggacaaaaaacaaattgaataaaaaaagattGGAGATAATGAAGGTTAtctaaactaaaagaaaaactgagacAAAATGATGTAAACACTAGAGTGAgatgataaaaagtaaaatatgcaGATGAATGAAAATGCAATGGATGGAAGAAAAAGGACAAGTAGTTGTCTGAGAAAATTTATTATGCATGcacaaaagtgttaaaaaaagggTTTCGGGTTTGTCTATTTTTGAACAAGCCCTCTGCTACTGGTTCTGCTGAGAGTTAAGCagtctctaaaaaaaaattcatgaatgCGTATGTTAGCTCTTTAGATAATCGCTATGGtcaaaaaagataataaaccaTACCATCTTCTAAATCTGCCTTTTCCCTTTCCTCCACTGCAACAGATGGTGTACACACATCTTCTCCTTTTGATATTGTTACCTAAGGCATAACATGCACATGCAATATGCTTGAGACAAATAGATATACAAAAATTGTACATTAAAGTTCTCAATGCTCAGCCaaaaaacatatacacacacagagcaaacaaataatttaaaatgaattcaGTTTAAcatggaactttttttttaaacctaaaaaCTAGTGAATTTGTTTCCATACAAACTGAACTGAAAAGTGCAAACATTATTGATATACCTTGGTGCACTGTCCATACAGATCAAACAGACCATAGCATGGCTGTGGAACGTCCTTGTAGGCCACCCCTTGATCTTGTCCATCAACATAGACATGGAGACAAGCATGACTGTCTACCAGAATTCCTATAGTATGACCAAGGCCAATGGTAGTTAGGTCACATCCATAGTGCTCCTTTGACTGTGTAGAAAAATTGAAGAGGATTAAAGAaatccaaaacaacaaaacaagaaagtaaactgTGCCAAATGTATCAACAGCTTCAATAAGTTGCTTGTGTATGTAGATAAATGCAACAGCAGGACTCCAAGCGCTTTACAGTAATAAGAGCATGTTTTACTGTGAAAAAGACAAGCTTAATGCACTGCAGAGGATGATCAAATGTGACACAAACAGCCCACAGTGTGGCAATAGCCAGTTTGTCTTAGGAAGAATGCAGTTTGAAGATAAAGCCAGGTGGAGATCATGAAGAATATGATGTAGGAAAAAAGTTATCTTCAACCAGCAAGCAAAAAGGAGATCCCCCCCAAATCAAAATTGTGTCTTTCTCTCCTGCGGCTCCTCTTCTCTCTGTTAACCCccatgtttgcatgtttttctagggtgacaaaacaaaacagaaaaaaaaaaaaaaaacttactttgaTACCACAAGCAAAAACTGCATGCCCTTGTAAAACAATTGCTGATTTCTTGATTGCTGTAGCTGTGCCAGGAAAACTGAGTCGGTCTGGAGGAAAGCCAATTACTCCAACTTGAAGAGAGCCACTCCACTGAGGATCCAGCATCTCTATTCTTACCTGTCACACAGATGGCAAGAGTATCACAGGAATGATACTGATAACGTTATGaataatttaatgtttatggCAATCCCTCTTTTAAGTTTATCCTTGATGATGGTGGTAGGTTACAAGTAAAGCCACACACGCtcattgtcagatttttttcaaaacacactGTTGTCAGAGGTTCactttaacacaaaaataaaattttgagagtaaattttctttctttgagacttaccagatgacaagACCACAAGTGATAAAGGGCTATactagctctttaaccatcaaaagttgtctctccctgacagtgagctagcacATGCCTGGTCTGAAGAGCTCGACTTGTCATGAAAGCAACTGCTTTCTTAACAGCGTAAAAGGACAAACGCAAGACCATATACACCAGGTTTATGGTTACTGCAGGGGTTCACCTGACTAGTGAAGTGCTCTGCACGCCAGGCACATGCTAACTCACCGTCAGAGGGACAGctttttgatggttaaagagccagtgtaaccctttatctgctatggtcatgtcatctgatgcagtcaaagaagaaagatttttgcacaccacatacatgcacaagtctagaaagaatgaaaaaaaaaatatactgcttAAATGCTGCTAGTGTCAGTTACAAAAGTCATTGTAAAATCAAAGTCTGCACCTGCAGTAGCTGATTACGTGGCAAAGGCACTGCAGAAACCACAATACCCTGATTGTAACTAGCCAGTCGTCGTGCAGTGTGTTGCCCATCGCTTAACATTATGTTTTTTCCATGATTGCTATGGAAACATAAACTAGACTGCACAGAGGTGTCCTCATCCTGATCTTGATCCTGATTAGTCATGACAAAGAAACCAGAAAGGCATCAAAAAATGGGATTACATCTATGCTGACAGACATATGAAAAGCATCttgcacagtttaaaaaaaaaatcttttctacattttatctATCAACAAAGCAGATGGGAAAGGACCTGCATAACTGGATACATCTCATAGATGATGTTTGGCTAATTTTTACCTGATGGTATGACTAAAAGTGTGCCAAAAATAGTCATGCATTTAAGTCACATATTTGGTAGTGTGTTTTAGTTAAGAAGATCCAGAAGCATTCATAGTACATTTGGAGAAGGTCAGGACTTTGAGACTTGCTACAGCAGAGGGAGAAGAACATCTTTTACATGCCACATGTCTTGTGCCATGTCATAGACACTATGAACCACTCAGAATTTATTACTGCTGCTAAGTCCATGAGGCTAAAAggccattttaatttttttttttaaatccgtCAACAGCAACTATCACTTATCACTTACAACTATCCACAGTCCTTACTGCTGCTAATTTTCTACCTGCACATTACGATCTGTTACAAGGTCATCAGCCAAGGATAGAAGAGAGGTGAAGGACTCAGCGAGTGCGCTGCTGGTGATTGTAACGGATTCCACTGCCCCATAGAGATCAACAACTGCAAATACATTCTGGAAATAAAAAGGTTCATACAGATTACTAGGACTTGTACATTACATGTACTAGGATGAGGTATCTTTCATATATGGTTCCTTAGGTTTcatgtaattaataattttaataattctgGATGGTACACATCTGtatctgacaaaataaataaaatagattcaataaatacaatagaaaaaaaaatgaaaagaacaaaccTTGGGAATGTTGGAGGCAGCAACTCCCAGATCTTCACCATTTAGACACATGTGCATGGTACCATCTGAGCAGTGGCGAACACCAATTCTTGTACCTATCTgtgatgatgattttgttttgttaaacttTACTAAAGCTTGCAGACGAGAGTGAAAAAAATGCCACATGTGCAGTGCATTTTGCTCTGGattaaaattagtttataaCCACAGCGTGCAGATCTAAGCTTAGtctaccaaaataaaaagagtaTGCACACTTTCTATACAGTATACACAGCTCTCTTCAGCAATTTATCTGGGTTAGTGTTATTCTGTCAGTCATCAACAATGTTTACGTTCAATACTCTGTTAATACTGACACGGATTATGCTAGAGGATGACACCTAGGGGGTGCTGGATTTTACACACAATATTGAagttaccaaaacaaaaacaaaaacaaaaaaaaaacacaacaactaTAGTAGTGTTGTAGTATGATACATTTACTTCACATTTGTATGATACATCTGCTTGTATAAATATACACTCATAATTAAAGAACTGTACaaatcgatatatatatataacatgatGATCATAATTCTTTCATACTGCTGATTAAAGTGACAATGTGCAAATACTAGCCCATCAAAGGAAAGTAGAACACTTCTCACCTGCAACCTCTCCAAAGCAGGTGCATAATTGTCCTTGATTAGTGCTCCACATTTCTGCACTGTTGTTCCTGACACTATCCAAGTGATCTTGGAAGTAATCTGGTCTGCTGAGGAAGGCACCTGGGCAGGTGAAGTTGTGTCTGAGATGGCCATGGTAGTCAGGCCTATTCTCAAGGACCCTGACCAGCTGGCTGCCATCTGATCAATCCTTACCTGAGGATTACATTAATTTTCCCATATGTATTTTACTTGTCTTTTATAATGCAAATAATGCAACAATTTCTATGCCTTGTATACACCATAACAAAGtgtgtcaacagaaaaaaaaaacaaaaacaaacttgcatGCCTGACAAATCATGGTTCTCTTCCTGTTGCTTTAAAAAGCAGGATGATTTAATCTGGCATAAAAACGCCATGATAATGTGGACtcaagataaaatatttgaactTCTGTAGCTCAACTACAAAAAAGATGGGATGTACTGGTTTACCTCAAACACTTCATCATACTTCAAAGGGTCTGAGCTGAATACTACACCATGGGAAAATCCACGTGTTCGACACGCAGCACGGCCATTGTTTTTGATTGTGATGTTCTTTCCACAGCAGTTACTAAAGCGGTGTGAAGTGCctggaaagaaacagaaaaaaattattttaaacatggcTGACACAGTTGTTCCCTCAGTTTCCATCCAATCATACTATGGTATAAAGTGAAAACATGACTGTAGATTAAACTTTGGATTACAGatgtcatttaaaagaaaagaaactctTTACCAAAAACATTAAACTACACGAAAATCCTATAGAAACTTTATCCAACACAACAGCTTACAAAGTTATATGTCACCAAAGGCAACTCTGTTGACAAACACCATGTGCACAACATACCTGATTTAAGTACAGAGGGTGATGAAGACTGCTCAGTGGTGTCAACAGCTGTAGTAACCACTACTTGAGTATCAGCAGGCCTTATCACAGATCCACCTGTGATTGACACCTGAGCACAAAGCCCATACAAGTCTACCACAGCATACACACCTGACAcaaagaaagtagaaaattaACAGGGTGAATGTGGTAACCTTTATAACAAGTAAAAATCATTCTTATAATCATAAACAAGTATAAAAATCTAGGTGAGTGAAATACCTGGAGGGATGTCTGAGCAAGCTATCCCCATGTCCACACCATCACGAAAATAGTGTAGAGTTCCATCAAAACAACGCATCATTCCAATTCTAGTTCCCACTGAAATACTGTCTAAGTCTAGGGGATAGCCATTGCGAACAATGGCTCCATCCTGCATAATTGCAGCAccactgtaaacaaaaataaataattattctatTCATGTTCACACAgtcttgtaataaaataaacaatcacgAGTCTTAACAAAAGGAACACTAGCATCATTTCAAACAGATGCACAAGAACACGAAGGAACATGCATTATTTCAAATTGAAACATGAATGCACATATGCAAACAGGCATACATGCACCCAGGTACGCATGCATGAACACTATTTATGTAACTTGCCTAAGCATCCAGGTGTCATACTGAATGTCTGTCATAGTACTTGGGAAGTCTATATCTTCTGGTTTGACCATTGTTACACCtgagtatataaataaataccacAGGATTATCATGAATGGTCAGGTCTGCATGAGTTGTATGACATATTTTACCATAACCACCTGTCATTACCATCAAGCGAATGCTCAAGTTAAATCAGCACACTCAATTTTTCAAAGTAAATCAAACATAAATTATCCTGACTGCTAAGTGGCATGTCACAAAGCTGTTATTAATACCTGATCATGtgttttaatatattgttatcttattttattaaatcaaTGTATAATCAATTGCTATCTTGATATCTGATCAAAAAACAGCAGAGATTAATTTTAAGGCCAAAGTAGCAATTCTTTGCATATAATCATAAACTACAATCTAACAAGTCATAACATTCAATAATATATCAAATCAAAATCTGCTATGCTAAAGTTTCTATCCAAAAATGTTATGGCAGTTACTA
The Pomacea canaliculata isolate SZHN2017 linkage group LG2, ASM307304v1, whole genome shotgun sequence genome window above contains:
- the LOC112556632 gene encoding neuralized-like protein 4 isoform X1, producing the protein MAAQQPQFHSRTGSLIILSNNNRTAQRNHPAQEFNNGVVLSAEPLRDNVIFEVCIVKKVNSWSGSIEIGVTTCNPDTLTLPFSATGLREGTWIMSGTSLLRDGQTTSEQYGVDLDQLGEGDRVGVMRTLQGELHFFVNGEDQGSVPYSRIPTPIWAVVDLYGKCVQVTITDTTTYQSNRQNALVSCQIANDLANEFLTELSNHIANNLASACEMSDVCEAVAAAAAVATAVSASSTVSESSIAIAGANKDSFQPSNERLVFSERNSPPSADRSSNEHLAYNERLNLLSSLTNDRLTFHERCGSLIKLSNGRRTAERRRPMEEFNNGVVMTNRPLRDDELFEIRLDRLVDKWSGSIEVGITTHNPNTLDFPATMTNMRSRNSNSTGTIMMSGCGILTNGKGTRREYGQFNLDELTEGDRIGLIRKNTGCLHYYINGMDQGLAAANCPSPVWGVVDLYGMAVKVTILDFHDPSYPNNPPAPERRANSLFRHYPDLYDEEALEEEEEVEKLTFHPRCGGHAAVINAQRTAHRPNALDDFNNGVVLTSRPLRPGEMFEVRLEKMVDKWAGSIEIGVTLHQPQDLDFPSTMTNIRSGTWMMTGNGVMHNGTTVIDEYGQNLDRLKVGDRVGVLRKPNGTLHFFVNGVDQGVAASNVPDNVYGVIDLYGQAAQATIVDQADVLSSPDLDSSVFLDSDELRFHTLHGRNAAVINNGRTAVRTNDTGEFNDAIVMSSRPLRDNELFEVVIEKLVERWSGSLEAGVTMVKPEDIDFPSTMTDIQYDTWMLSGAAIMQDGAIVRNGYPLDLDSISVGTRIGMMRCFDGTLHYFRDGVDMGIACSDIPPGVYAVVDLYGLCAQVSITGGSVIRPADTQVVVTTAVDTTEQSSSPSVLKSGTSHRFSNCCGKNITIKNNGRAACRTRGFSHGVVFSSDPLKYDEVFEVRIDQMAASWSGSLRIGLTTMAISDTTSPAQVPSSADQITSKITWIVSGTTVQKCGALIKDNYAPALERLQIGTRIGVRHCSDGTMHMCLNGEDLGVAASNIPKNVFAVVDLYGAVESVTITSSALAESFTSLLSLADDLVTDRNVQDQDQDEDTSVQSSLCFHSNHGKNIMLSDGQHTARRLASYNQGIVVSAVPLPRNQLLQVRIEMLDPQWSGSLQVGVIGFPPDRLSFPGTATAIKKSAIVLQGHAVFACGIKSKEHYGCDLTTIGLGHTIGILVDSHACLHVYVDGQDQGVAYKDVPQPCYGLFDLYGQCTKVTISKGEDVCTPSVAVEEREKADLEDVVKEKVLVRHPSISLTLSRICEYFNICTRLKASLGLPDGYFDSQQMTCFCEACHKLRGDDLYHKRGDPPRDYALPYGWCRFALRPQCKAHSLNVAEKWHTAYHGTRLDLVRRILDHGDLLSPGDTGSVGSILLPQPQVYTEKSRPENLGSQPIFFSPTLRYAGSADFCPKHKFHDPRNRKIYQARVAFQIWVKPGSYKVGGQAQGSGEDIAQQVDPHFRNSELAWSTKEKGSLMLHALLLKVE
- the LOC112556632 gene encoding neuralized-like protein 4 isoform X2, with protein sequence MAAQQPQFHSRTGSLIILSNNNRTAQRNHPAQEFNNGVVLSAEPLRDNVIFEVCIVKKVNSWSGSIEIGVTTCNPDTLTLPFSATGLREGTWIMSGTSLLRDGQTTSEQYGVDLDQLGEGDRVGVMRTLQGELHFFVNGEDQGSVPYSRIPTPIWAVVDLYGKCVQVTITDTTTYQSNRQNALVSCQIANDLANEFLTELSNHIANNLASACEMSDVCEAVAAAAAVATAVSASSTVSESSIAIAGANKDSFQPSNERLVFSERNSPPSADRSSNEHLAYNERLNLLSSLTNDRLTFHERCGSLIKLSNGRRTAERRRPMEEFNNGVVMTNRPLRDDELFEIRLDRLVDKWSGSIEVGITTHNPNTLDFPATMTNMRSRNSNRTIMMSGCGILTNGKGTRREYGQFNLDELTEGDRIGLIRKNTGCLHYYINGMDQGLAAANCPSPVWGVVDLYGMAVKVTILDFHDPSYPNNPPAPERRANSLFRHYPDLYDEEALEEEEEVEKLTFHPRCGGHAAVINAQRTAHRPNALDDFNNGVVLTSRPLRPGEMFEVRLEKMVDKWAGSIEIGVTLHQPQDLDFPSTMTNIRSGTWMMTGNGVMHNGTTVIDEYGQNLDRLKVGDRVGVLRKPNGTLHFFVNGVDQGVAASNVPDNVYGVIDLYGQAAQATIVDQADVLSSPDLDSSVFLDSDELRFHTLHGRNAAVINNGRTAVRTNDTGEFNDAIVMSSRPLRDNELFEVVIEKLVERWSGSLEAGVTMVKPEDIDFPSTMTDIQYDTWMLSGAAIMQDGAIVRNGYPLDLDSISVGTRIGMMRCFDGTLHYFRDGVDMGIACSDIPPGVYAVVDLYGLCAQVSITGGSVIRPADTQVVVTTAVDTTEQSSSPSVLKSGTSHRFSNCCGKNITIKNNGRAACRTRGFSHGVVFSSDPLKYDEVFEVRIDQMAASWSGSLRIGLTTMAISDTTSPAQVPSSADQITSKITWIVSGTTVQKCGALIKDNYAPALERLQIGTRIGVRHCSDGTMHMCLNGEDLGVAASNIPKNVFAVVDLYGAVESVTITSSALAESFTSLLSLADDLVTDRNVQDQDQDEDTSVQSSLCFHSNHGKNIMLSDGQHTARRLASYNQGIVVSAVPLPRNQLLQVRIEMLDPQWSGSLQVGVIGFPPDRLSFPGTATAIKKSAIVLQGHAVFACGIKSKEHYGCDLTTIGLGHTIGILVDSHACLHVYVDGQDQGVAYKDVPQPCYGLFDLYGQCTKVTISKGEDVCTPSVAVEEREKADLEDVVKEKVLVRHPSISLTLSRICEYFNICTRLKASLGLPDGYFDSQQMTCFCEACHKLRGDDLYHKRGDPPRDYALPYGWCRFALRPQCKAHSLNVAEKWHTAYHGTRLDLVRRILDHGDLLSPGDTGSVGSILLPQPQVYTEKSRPENLGSQPIFFSPTLRYAGSADFCPKHKFHDPRNRKIYQARVAFQIWVKPGSYKVGGQAQGSGEDIAQQVDPHFRNSELAWSTKEKGSLMLHALLLKVE